One Paucidesulfovibrio longus DSM 6739 DNA segment encodes these proteins:
- a CDS encoding DUF169 domain-containing protein: MTYNEMQAVLMKELRLYHYPVAVKFFFDENELETFRRNAPEIHTPLKPMTFCQWEIGARMQGQIVYSDVEGLGCGNARYCFGWKGLDDGEIKGHAKYVRDLDQAERFVKSKHRLRDGLLGVAVAPLGSIDGLYEPDTVHFYCDNMQAYHLAVDYMAATDTHPLRPNITMNSSACGGNVFTFMEQEFNMLPACSGSYNAGKTERGEINVIIPGGKFAATFQRLMDRIEKTSSSITRPGDGFPGADICKNCPLIIFKKR, encoded by the coding sequence ATGACCTATAACGAGATGCAAGCCGTATTGATGAAGGAACTGCGCCTGTACCACTACCCGGTCGCGGTCAAATTCTTCTTCGACGAAAACGAGCTGGAGACATTCCGGCGGAACGCACCGGAAATACACACGCCGCTCAAGCCCATGACTTTCTGTCAGTGGGAGATAGGCGCGCGGATGCAGGGACAGATCGTCTACTCCGATGTCGAAGGACTCGGCTGCGGCAACGCCAGGTATTGCTTCGGGTGGAAGGGGTTGGACGACGGCGAGATCAAGGGACACGCCAAATACGTCCGGGACCTTGACCAGGCCGAACGGTTCGTAAAGTCCAAGCACCGGCTCCGGGACGGCCTGTTGGGAGTCGCCGTGGCGCCGCTGGGTTCCATCGACGGCCTCTACGAGCCGGACACGGTGCACTTCTACTGTGACAACATGCAGGCGTACCACCTGGCCGTGGACTACATGGCCGCCACCGACACCCACCCGCTCCGCCCGAACATCACCATGAATTCCTCCGCCTGCGGCGGCAACGTCTTCACGTTCATGGAGCAGGAGTTCAACATGCTTCCCGCCTGCTCCGGCAGCTACAACGCGGGCAAGACCGAGCGCGGCGAGATCAACGTGATCATCCCCGGCGGCAAGTTCGCGGCCACCTTCCAGCGGCTCATGGACCGCATCGAAAAGACGAGCAGCTCCATCACCCGGCCCGGCGACGGGTTCCCCGGCGCGGACATTTGCAAGAACTGTCCGCTGATCATCTTCAAGAAGCGGTAA
- the cooS gene encoding anaerobic carbon-monoxide dehydrogenase catalytic subunit: MAKEQHSHEHGHHHDHNDFTDYTAAVKAYRETFASKADVMDQAPDPAVREMVKYMDEQGVENCFDRFDKQKPHCSFGLAGVCCRICSLGPCKITERSPRGTCGANADLIVARNLVRAAAGGVAAHGARAREVMLTMKKAAAGEVDLPILGKEAVRKMAAAFNLVTKDKSIEELANEIADILLEDMSRTVPGPHRTLEAVATPERRQTWEKLGVLPVGSYHEVFEALHQTTVGTQGDWRKAMDQFMRLGIAFSMNSVVGGSIASDCLYGTPKRTTVKANLGALKTDTVNIAIHGHAPMLATKVIEAARSDKFVKMAEEAGAAGIQFYGICCSGLSSLYRLGGVIPLSNANGSELVLATGALDLWLADIQEVFPGIMDVADCYKTVVVTTNESNRLPGAEHIGYRRDLEDLDKLPELADRIVTRAIESFTNRRDVQRHIPDHEMEAEVGFSLETLDAHYGCMERVASAIINGQIKGIINLAGCTNTRIVYEKAIVEVVDILLKNNVLVFTNGCASFPMAKLGYCSKKALNKCGERLQIFLRGELPPVWHFGECIDNAHAVATFREIAGYAGHQMKDMPFAEVTPEWSNEKGVGAALAFRMLGFDSYHCVHAPVQGSEKVRDFLYGGTRELLGSSMKVDTDPKKLAAMIIADFEEARSKLCWR; the protein is encoded by the coding sequence ATGGCGAAAGAACAGCATTCCCATGAGCATGGACATCACCATGACCATAATGACTTCACCGACTATACCGCAGCGGTCAAAGCCTACCGTGAGACCTTCGCCAGCAAGGCGGACGTGATGGACCAGGCCCCGGACCCGGCGGTTCGGGAGATGGTCAAATACATGGACGAGCAGGGTGTTGAGAACTGTTTCGACCGTTTCGACAAGCAGAAGCCGCATTGCTCCTTCGGCCTTGCGGGCGTCTGCTGCCGCATCTGCTCGCTCGGGCCATGCAAGATAACGGAGCGTTCTCCCCGGGGCACATGCGGAGCCAATGCGGACCTGATCGTGGCCCGCAATCTGGTGCGCGCGGCGGCCGGCGGCGTGGCGGCCCATGGGGCGCGGGCGCGCGAAGTCATGCTGACCATGAAGAAGGCCGCCGCAGGGGAAGTCGATCTCCCCATCCTCGGCAAGGAGGCGGTCAGGAAAATGGCCGCCGCCTTCAACCTGGTCACCAAGGACAAGAGCATCGAGGAGCTGGCCAACGAGATCGCGGACATCCTGCTTGAGGACATGAGCCGCACCGTGCCGGGGCCGCACAGGACGCTGGAGGCCGTCGCCACTCCCGAGCGGCGGCAGACCTGGGAGAAGCTGGGCGTGCTGCCTGTTGGCTCCTATCATGAGGTGTTCGAGGCGCTGCACCAGACCACGGTCGGCACCCAGGGCGACTGGCGCAAGGCCATGGATCAGTTTATGCGGCTGGGCATCGCCTTTTCCATGAACAGCGTGGTCGGCGGCTCCATTGCCAGCGACTGTCTCTACGGCACCCCGAAGCGGACCACGGTCAAGGCGAACCTCGGCGCGCTGAAGACGGACACCGTCAACATCGCCATCCACGGGCACGCCCCCATGCTGGCCACCAAGGTCATCGAGGCGGCCCGCTCGGACAAATTCGTGAAGATGGCGGAAGAGGCCGGGGCCGCGGGCATCCAGTTCTACGGCATCTGCTGTTCCGGGTTGTCCTCGCTCTACCGGCTTGGCGGCGTCATTCCCCTCTCCAACGCCAACGGCTCGGAGCTGGTGCTCGCCACGGGCGCCCTCGACCTGTGGCTGGCGGACATCCAGGAGGTCTTCCCCGGCATCATGGACGTGGCCGACTGCTACAAGACGGTGGTCGTGACCACCAACGAATCGAACCGGCTGCCCGGTGCCGAGCACATCGGCTACCGGCGCGACCTGGAGGATCTGGACAAGCTCCCCGAGCTGGCGGACAGGATCGTCACCCGCGCCATAGAGAGCTTCACCAATCGCCGGGATGTCCAGCGGCACATCCCCGACCACGAGATGGAGGCCGAAGTGGGCTTCAGCCTGGAAACCCTCGACGCCCACTACGGCTGCATGGAGCGCGTGGCGTCCGCCATCATCAACGGGCAGATCAAGGGCATCATCAACCTCGCCGGATGCACCAACACCCGGATCGTCTACGAAAAGGCCATCGTGGAGGTCGTCGACATCCTGCTCAAGAACAACGTCCTGGTCTTCACCAACGGCTGCGCCTCGTTCCCCATGGCCAAGCTGGGATACTGCAGCAAGAAGGCCCTCAACAAGTGTGGCGAGCGACTGCAGATATTCCTCAGGGGAGAGCTGCCGCCGGTCTGGCATTTCGGCGAATGCATCGACAACGCCCACGCCGTGGCCACGTTCCGGGAGATTGCCGGGTACGCGGGACACCAGATGAAGGACATGCCCTTTGCCGAGGTCACGCCGGAATGGTCCAACGAGAAGGGGGTCGGCGCGGCGCTGGCGTTCCGGATGCTCGGTTTTGACTCCTACCACTGCGTGCACGCGCCGGTGCAGGGCTCGGAAAAGGTGCGCGACTTCCTCTATGGCGGCACCCGGGAGCTGCTCGGTTCCAGCATGAAGGTGGACACCGATCCCAAAAAGCTCGCCGCCATGATCATTGCCGATTTCGAAGAGGCGCGGTCGAAATTGTGCTGGAGATAG
- a CDS encoding ISL3 family transposase, producing the protein MSTSFIYHAFGLRGYDYIRQDFIAGNIILKVQPKDDLVRCPCCRSRNIIRRGFSERWVQTVPIGFKPVWLVIPVQRIGCRNCGVVRLIDVQVAEPRRWYTKAFERYALALAKKMTIQDVADLLGVGWDTIKSIFKRYLFHRFAKPKLGKLKYIAIDEISVRKGQKYLTLVMDLESGAVVFVGEGRSRETILPFWKRLKKTRAKIAAVATDMNVGYISAVMESLPNVAIVFDRFHVVKLMNEKITQIRRQLFRELSSPLEKKAVKGTRWILLKNPENLDEGRDEKQRLDEALRLNKPLATAYYLKEDLRQFWSQPNKATAEKVIADWIARAEASEIRPLQVMAKTLAAYRFGILAYYDHPISSGPIEGTNNKIKTLKRQAYGYRDTEFFKLRIMGIHESKYALTG; encoded by the coding sequence ATGTCCACGAGTTTCATCTACCACGCGTTCGGCCTGCGAGGCTACGACTACATTCGACAGGATTTTATCGCAGGCAATATAATCCTGAAAGTGCAACCCAAAGACGATCTTGTTCGTTGTCCCTGCTGTCGTTCCAGAAACATCATCCGTCGAGGCTTTTCCGAGCGGTGGGTGCAGACTGTACCCATCGGTTTCAAACCGGTTTGGCTGGTCATTCCTGTGCAGCGGATAGGATGCCGTAATTGTGGTGTAGTTCGACTAATTGATGTGCAAGTCGCGGAACCAAGACGATGGTACACCAAGGCATTTGAGCGTTACGCTCTTGCTCTGGCAAAAAAGATGACAATACAAGATGTTGCCGACCTGCTCGGCGTCGGTTGGGACACGATTAAATCAATTTTCAAACGGTATCTGTTTCATCGTTTCGCAAAGCCGAAATTGGGGAAGCTCAAATACATTGCCATCGATGAAATCAGTGTCAGAAAAGGCCAGAAGTATTTGACGTTGGTCATGGATCTCGAAAGCGGCGCAGTTGTTTTCGTCGGAGAAGGTCGAAGCCGCGAAACTATCCTTCCATTCTGGAAACGACTCAAGAAAACCAGAGCCAAGATTGCGGCTGTGGCGACTGACATGAACGTTGGTTACATCAGCGCCGTCATGGAGAGTTTGCCTAATGTGGCCATTGTTTTTGACCGATTCCATGTGGTCAAATTGATGAACGAGAAAATCACCCAGATTCGCCGTCAACTATTCAGGGAACTCTCGTCACCACTTGAGAAGAAGGCAGTCAAAGGCACTCGTTGGATTCTTCTGAAAAATCCGGAAAACTTGGATGAAGGCCGTGATGAGAAACAACGCCTGGACGAAGCGTTGCGGCTGAACAAACCACTGGCGACAGCCTACTATCTGAAAGAGGATTTGCGACAATTCTGGTCCCAACCGAACAAGGCAACAGCGGAAAAGGTTATCGCTGATTGGATCGCTAGAGCCGAAGCCTCAGAGATTCGCCCCTTGCAGGTCATGGCGAAGACGCTTGCCGCGTATCGTTTCGGCATCCTTGCCTACTACGATCACCCCATCTCATCAGGTCCAATCGAAGGGACAAACAACAAGATCAAGACATTGAAACGGCAGGCCTACGGCTACCGCGATACTGAGTTCTTCAAACTCAGGATTATGGGCATTCATGAGTCCAAGTACGCTTTAACCGGATGA
- a CDS encoding ArsR/SmtB family transcription factor: protein MNLEEICKALGNPVRLSIMEWLKEPEKNFQPMVHLPENERGKGYVCVGAIQERVGITQSTTSSFLRKMKQVGLLHSKRIGQWTYYRRNEERIQELAIYIANKL, encoded by the coding sequence ATGAATTTGGAAGAAATTTGTAAAGCGCTAGGGAATCCGGTGCGCCTCAGCATCATGGAATGGTTGAAGGAACCTGAAAAAAACTTCCAGCCCATGGTTCACCTGCCGGAAAATGAACGCGGCAAAGGATACGTTTGCGTAGGTGCCATACAGGAACGAGTAGGGATCACGCAGTCTACAACGTCGAGCTTTTTACGCAAGATGAAACAGGTTGGCCTGCTGCACAGCAAACGTATCGGACAATGGACCTACTACCGCCGGAATGAAGAGCGCATACAAGAGCTGGCGATATATATTGCCAACAAGCTTTAA
- a CDS encoding NADH:flavin oxidoreductase, with the protein MKLFETTQLGPMTLKNRLWRSATWLNMADDKGHITEQLEKTYIALAKGGVGTIITGYAFVREDEQPNPGMLGIYDDAFIPEYKEFVQKLKAEGANVVMQIVYGGSATDFQPEGRTIWGPSAVPHPMFGTIPTEMSQADIRTLVADFARAARRVKEAGFDGVQLHGAHTYLFSQFLSPYYNRRQDEYGGSIENRGRIIFETVRAIREEVGEEYPVLIKMHCSDDWDEHGLSVEESMVVAKGLERLGVSAIEFSGGNLDTTNYPEASPIRSGIIKQEKQSYFAKKTAEIAKHLTIPVISVGGHRTPEVLETLLEETPIQYFSFSRTLLSEPDLPNRWQSGDYGKPRCISCSKCWHPDGNICILDRPKKS; encoded by the coding sequence ATGAAACTGTTTGAGACAACACAGCTCGGCCCCATGACCTTGAAAAACCGTCTGTGGCGTTCCGCCACGTGGCTCAACATGGCTGACGATAAAGGTCACATTACGGAACAGCTCGAAAAAACATATATTGCTCTGGCTAAGGGCGGCGTGGGAACCATCATCACAGGCTATGCCTTTGTGCGCGAAGACGAGCAACCGAACCCCGGCATGCTGGGAATTTATGATGATGCATTCATTCCCGAATACAAAGAATTTGTGCAGAAATTGAAAGCCGAGGGCGCAAACGTTGTTATGCAGATTGTGTATGGCGGTTCCGCTACTGATTTTCAGCCGGAAGGACGCACCATATGGGGACCGTCTGCGGTACCGCATCCCATGTTCGGCACCATCCCTACGGAAATGTCTCAAGCCGACATACGAACACTGGTGGCCGATTTTGCACGGGCAGCACGGCGTGTAAAAGAAGCCGGATTTGACGGGGTGCAGCTTCATGGTGCGCACACCTACCTTTTCAGCCAGTTCTTAAGCCCGTATTACAATCGCCGTCAGGATGAATATGGCGGGAGCATTGAGAACAGAGGCCGCATCATCTTTGAAACTGTCCGCGCCATACGCGAAGAAGTAGGCGAAGAGTATCCCGTACTGATCAAGATGCATTGCTCCGACGACTGGGACGAGCACGGCCTGAGTGTTGAAGAAAGCATGGTTGTAGCAAAGGGGCTCGAACGGCTGGGGGTCAGCGCCATCGAATTCAGCGGCGGCAATCTGGATACCACAAACTATCCGGAAGCCAGCCCTATTCGTTCGGGCATCATCAAGCAGGAAAAACAATCATATTTTGCGAAAAAAACGGCGGAAATCGCGAAACATCTGACCATTCCCGTCATCTCTGTCGGAGGGCACAGAACTCCGGAAGTTCTTGAAACCCTATTGGAGGAAACTCCCATTCAATACTTCTCATTCTCCCGCACGCTCCTTTCCGAACCAGATCTGCCTAACCGCTGGCAGTCAGGCGATTACGGAAAACCCCGCTGTATTTCCTGCTCAAAATGCTGGCACCCTGACGGCAACATCTGCATTCTGGACAGACCGAAAAAGAGCTAA
- a CDS encoding recombinase family protein translates to MSKFNKKKPKAYSYIRMSSKKQLHGDSLRRQLEATQRYVQANELILDDDLRDLGVSAYTSANVTEGALGQFLSLVRESKIPSGSVLVVESLDRISRAKVLDAFDVFREIVRAGIKIHTLENGKTYTHENINDNFSDLLICLGIMARANEESERKSERLGAMWDNKHRLANKGVPIGGLHPAWVEYSADQGKYILIPERAELIKRMFAETITGYGRRMIAMRFNEEKIPTWGRSKNGWSASYVGKIVDERSVLGEYQPYTGGKRQGGKRVPFGDPVHGYWPRVIDEETWLRARAASKRRKLKPDTGGKGKKGFVTNIFRKVARCGLCGCAMRLRTARPKDKYLVCDGRSRGTNCEHASFHQYARIEQALLDGLLREIDLDSIGEEKTIHKPDLQEELTKAQTELAESTRTLDKLVESFGADSIPQVEQRIRDMHEDVRGCKERILDLEDRLAESQVKPSIQKRQSNITALAEKLKNADEEEASRLRGELTAELRRVVRKITFFPDRVAVFEIGGEHTDMPDRTIYYACFCPPPRKVNEEVVWQRFLYKTPVPPKSIVENGPFVKLDGTSASPEVTYHDWDQEDLQKWLATRSKKVQKAEEWPLKPDGTPVKWISFCNSDDPSKRSFMTYEDFLSKKKGTGRN, encoded by the coding sequence ATGTCAAAATTTAACAAGAAAAAACCCAAGGCATACAGCTACATAAGGATGTCGTCGAAAAAACAGCTTCATGGCGACAGCTTGCGAAGGCAACTTGAGGCGACACAGAGATACGTGCAAGCCAACGAGCTTATTCTTGATGATGATCTGCGGGACCTTGGTGTGTCGGCATACACATCGGCCAACGTCACCGAAGGGGCGCTGGGACAGTTCCTGTCTCTTGTTCGCGAAAGCAAAATCCCAAGCGGTTCGGTCCTAGTCGTTGAGTCGTTGGACCGGATTTCCCGCGCCAAGGTTTTGGACGCTTTCGACGTTTTCCGTGAGATCGTCCGTGCTGGCATAAAAATCCATACCCTTGAAAACGGGAAAACATACACGCATGAGAATATCAACGACAATTTCAGTGATCTGCTGATTTGCCTCGGGATCATGGCGAGGGCTAACGAGGAGTCCGAGCGGAAATCCGAACGACTCGGTGCGATGTGGGACAACAAGCACCGTTTGGCCAACAAAGGGGTCCCGATCGGAGGTCTCCACCCGGCGTGGGTCGAGTATTCCGCTGACCAGGGTAAATACATCCTGATCCCGGAAAGAGCGGAGTTGATCAAGCGGATGTTCGCAGAGACGATCACCGGGTACGGAAGACGCATGATCGCCATGCGTTTTAACGAAGAGAAGATTCCGACTTGGGGCCGTTCCAAAAACGGTTGGTCGGCTTCATACGTTGGCAAAATCGTCGATGAAAGATCGGTTTTAGGTGAATACCAGCCGTACACTGGTGGTAAACGCCAAGGGGGGAAGCGGGTTCCGTTCGGCGACCCCGTACATGGCTACTGGCCCCGGGTGATTGACGAGGAGACATGGCTTAGGGCAAGGGCCGCTTCCAAGCGGAGGAAATTGAAGCCCGACACGGGAGGGAAGGGGAAAAAGGGGTTTGTGACCAATATTTTCAGGAAAGTCGCTCGTTGCGGATTGTGTGGGTGTGCCATGCGTTTGCGCACTGCCCGTCCGAAAGACAAATATCTAGTTTGTGACGGCCGGAGTCGCGGGACGAACTGTGAACACGCCTCATTCCACCAGTATGCCCGGATTGAACAAGCGCTCCTTGATGGCCTCCTGCGGGAAATCGACCTGGACTCCATCGGCGAGGAAAAGACAATCCATAAGCCGGACCTTCAGGAGGAACTGACAAAGGCGCAAACCGAACTAGCGGAAAGCACGAGAACCTTGGACAAGCTAGTCGAGTCTTTCGGGGCCGACTCCATCCCGCAAGTCGAGCAACGCATCCGGGACATGCACGAGGACGTTAGGGGCTGTAAGGAAAGAATCCTAGACCTTGAAGATCGACTTGCGGAAAGCCAGGTAAAGCCGTCTATCCAAAAAAGGCAGTCAAACATCACGGCCTTGGCCGAAAAGTTGAAAAATGCAGATGAGGAAGAAGCGTCAAGACTTCGCGGAGAGTTGACCGCCGAGTTGAGACGGGTTGTCCGCAAAATAACCTTTTTCCCCGATCGTGTTGCTGTCTTTGAAATTGGTGGTGAACACACGGACATGCCCGATAGGACCATATATTATGCATGCTTCTGCCCACCACCGCGGAAAGTAAATGAAGAGGTCGTGTGGCAGAGATTCCTTTATAAGACCCCCGTTCCACCCAAATCTATTGTTGAAAATGGACCCTTTGTTAAGCTGGACGGAACTTCCGCCTCACCAGAGGTCACTTATCATGACTGGGACCAGGAAGACCTGCAAAAATGGTTGGCAACCCGAAGTAAAAAGGTCCAAAAAGCCGAAGAATGGCCTTTGAAGCCGGATGGAACTCCGGTGAAATGGATTTCGTTTTGCAACTCCGACGATCCGAGTAAACGTAGTTTCATGACATACGAAGATTTTCTTTCGAAAAAAAAGGGGACTGGACGTAATTGA
- a CDS encoding integrase domain-containing protein, whose protein sequence is MTKSISLVLGVNRATLSGSRSKQHRVRQNARAFAKRLRREGFGVCKWTNVTNKHFAAVAWQMQEEGKGDGRIAELFSAARDLCKAYGNTGISPTNDVFDVRRGSIANAISKAVAPAFVQGAIDKLENELGYEYGPRCAAQIRLQWELGLRREESAKIDLVSDWDREGRSLLVQYGTKGGRPRTLTNLSDKQQEALERALPYVSQSDRPGVHTLMPEGMGDKWQEKLSYAARLCGFTKKESGWTLHSNRHERFHRMYVEHTGFQPPNQHESVEAFQKAARDTAGDEWPRLDAEARDEIEVTAGHSAGRRDVSDAYLGSSQ, encoded by the coding sequence ATGACAAAATCCATCAGTCTGGTACTGGGCGTGAACAGGGCAACCCTGTCCGGTTCGCGTTCCAAGCAACACAGGGTCCGTCAGAATGCCCGAGCCTTTGCCAAGCGGCTTCGCCGTGAAGGGTTCGGGGTTTGCAAATGGACCAATGTCACGAATAAGCATTTCGCGGCTGTTGCCTGGCAAATGCAGGAAGAAGGCAAGGGTGACGGGCGTATCGCCGAACTTTTTTCGGCGGCCCGTGATCTGTGCAAGGCCTACGGGAATACCGGCATCAGCCCGACCAACGACGTGTTCGACGTTCGGCGGGGCAGCATTGCCAACGCCATAAGTAAAGCGGTTGCCCCCGCCTTCGTGCAGGGGGCAATCGACAAGCTGGAAAACGAGCTTGGCTATGAATACGGTCCCCGGTGTGCCGCCCAAATCCGCCTGCAATGGGAACTGGGCCTTCGTCGGGAAGAATCGGCAAAAATCGATTTGGTCAGCGATTGGGATAGGGAAGGGCGTAGCCTTCTTGTCCAGTATGGGACGAAAGGGGGACGGCCAAGGACGCTGACCAATCTGTCCGACAAGCAGCAGGAAGCCCTGGAACGGGCGTTGCCATATGTCAGCCAGTCCGACAGGCCGGGGGTCCACACCCTTATGCCTGAAGGGATGGGCGACAAGTGGCAGGAAAAGCTGTCCTACGCGGCCAGGTTGTGCGGGTTCACCAAAAAAGAAAGCGGGTGGACGCTGCACAGCAATCGTCATGAACGGTTTCACCGCATGTATGTCGAGCACACGGGCTTCCAGCCGCCCAACCAGCACGAATCCGTGGAAGCCTTCCAGAAGGCCGCGCGGGACACGGCTGGGGATGAATGGCCTCGACTCGATGCTG